The following coding sequences lie in one Apium graveolens cultivar Ventura chromosome 3, ASM990537v1, whole genome shotgun sequence genomic window:
- the LOC141713507 gene encoding uncharacterized protein LOC141713507: MKVDILHRCRDDIQMTINYIILLITSSTALTCQVGTLSRISLFLIIKSELCDLLERLLMAGTRDDMGEFKGLEGDAGLTLTQDLQKQVSGGTMEGNENVCADVFIGRVSVCDPVGDVGVETGGVVVGKEGNDGGLHGENWVESGSVGVVEGEEADCEVKVEDQAGLKDAGVDNGEVVDGAVGNDCEVKVEDQLGLKDEIVGKVENEEVPKFDADKLRKQIKDAQMLVEEKTTRRDDIQLEIKMKRVKLQSIFNKFEGTKSNERGARRSVMLKRQEIVFIQDRINKVKNSISVINIDERIRHMEYMIELKTNPLKEENQLLHEISTLRKLQDQISSNVCFENEDNSHLSLIVPMEMQLKTLNKELADFKAKVSNAQAAGRLLGQEYNEEYKKLGEFQAQFRAANDVCQDAYQEFLGLKRQLHEKLSSWVEEEPKKKMVKDKTSSKPLSESGSVSHTVSGRLQSSETVEEKTQKTEEELELERKTEMLRQEEAAKLKEKLREEEKAKAREALERKRRNAEKAQMRSMLRAQKEAEQKEKEKEKRLRKKERKNAEGESGLEVQRNSTMEESTDTTWTKLKKSFQSNKHIKPKAAAIPPALRNRGRRQILNAILCWILAVVGTLFVLTALSDSSFGTVKPRTKGDSFSGEHRPPI; this comes from the exons ATGAAGGTAGATATATTGCATCGTTGTAGGGACGATATTCAGATGACAATCAATTATATTATACTTCTGATAACTTCATCAACag CTCTCACTTGTCAAGTTGGTACTCTCTCAAGGATCTCTTTGTTCTTGATCATAAAGTCAG AATTGTGTGATCTGTTAGAAAGATTACTGATGGCGGGCACTCGAGATGACATGGGGGAGTTTAAGGGCTTAGAAGGTGATGCTGGATTGACTTTAACCCAGGATCTGCAGAAGCAAGTCAGTGGTGGGACCATGGAGGGGAATGAGAATGTGTGTGCTGATGTTTTTATCGGTAGGGTCAGTGTTTGTGATCCTGTTGGTGATGTGGGCGTGGAGACTGGGGGAGTGGTTGTTGGGAAAGAGGGAAATGATGGTGGGTTGCATGGTGAAAATTGGGTTGAGAGTGGAAGTGTTGGTGTGGTAGAGGGTGAAGAGGCTGATTGTGAGGTGAAGGTTGAGGATCAAGCTGGATTGAAGGATGCGGGGGTCGATAATGGGGAAGTGGTTGATGGGGCTGTGGGTAATGATTGTGAAGTGAAGGTTGAGGATCAACTTGGGTTGAAGGATGAGATTGTTGGGAAGGTCGAAAATGAAGAAGTTCCTAAATTTGATGCTGATAAGCTTCGAAAACAGATAAAAGATGCTCAGATGTTAGTTGAGGAGAAGACAACCCGAAGAGATGATATACAACTAGAAATTAAAATGAAACGG GTCAAGCTtcaatcaatatttaataaatttgaaGGTACAAAATCAAATGAGAGAGGTGCAAGGAGATCAGTTATGCTAAAGAGGCAGGAAATTGTTTTTATTCAAGATAGAATAAATAAAGTGAAGAATTCAATTTCAGTTATAAATATTGATGAGAGG ATAAGGCACATGGAGTACATGATAGAGCTTAAAACCAATCCCTTAAAGGAGGAAAATCAGTTGCTTCATGAAATTAGTACATTGAGAAAGCtacaagatcaaatttcttcGAATGTATGTTTCGAGAATGAAGATAATTCGCATCTCAGTCTGATAGTACCCATGGAAATGCAACTTAAG ACATTGAACAAGGAACTAGCTGATTTCAAGGCTAAGGTTTCCAATGCTCAAGCAGCTGGCAGACTGTTAGGACAGGAATATAATGAAGAATATAAAAAACTAGGAGAATTTCAGGCTCAATTCAGAGCTGCTAATGATGTTTGTCAAGACGCATACCAAGAGTTCTTGGGTTTAAAAAGGCAATTGCATGAGAAG CTTTCATCCTGGGTTGAGGAAGAACCAAAAAAGAAGATGGTGAAAGACAAAACATCTTCCAAACCTCTTTCCGAGTCTGGGAGTGTCTCACATACTGTTTCTGGCCGCCTCCAGTCTTCTGAGACTGTGGAAGAAAAGACACAGAAAACAGAAGAAGAGCTAGAGTTAGAGAGGAAAACCGAGATGCTGAGACAAGAAGAGGCTGCAAAGTTGAAGGAAAAACTACGAGAGGAGGAGAAAGCGAAAGCTCGCGAGGCACTCGAACGTAAAAGGCGAAATGCGGAGAAGGCCCAAATGAGGTCCATGTTGCGAGCCCAAAAGGAAGCCGAACAAAAGGAAAAG GAGAAGGAAAAGCGACTCAGAAAGAAGGAAAGAAAGAATGCCGAAGGAGAAAGTGGTCTAGAAGTTCAGCGGAACTCAACTATGGAAGAGAGTACTGATACTACGTGGACGAAGCTTAAAAAATCTTTTCAAAGTAACAAGCACATAAAACCGAAAGCTGCTGCTATCCCTCCAGCTCTGCGCAACAGGGGAAGGAGACAAATTTTGAATGCAATCTTGTGTTGGATACTTGCAGTTGTGGGTACTCTTTTTGTGCTCACGGCGCTAAGTGATAGTTCATTTGGCACCGTGAAACCCCGTACTAAAGGTGACAGCTTTTCCGGTGAACATAGGCCACCTATTTGA